The following coding sequences are from one Leptolyngbya sp. NIES-3755 window:
- a CDS encoding enolase (similar to AA sequence:cyanobase_aa:LBDG_43210) gives MIDALDTAIESIRAREILDSRGRPTIEAEVILANGAYGLAQVPSGASTGSFEAHELRDDDKSRYGGKGVLKAVENVENILTPKLLGLDAINQELIDRTMISIDGSQNKSNLGANAILGVSLATAKAGADALGLPLYRYLGGPLSNLLPVPLMNVINGGAHADNNVDFQEFMIVPVGASNFREALRWGAEVFASLSKVLHDKGLLTGVGDEGGFAPNLESNQAALDLLISAIEKAGYKPGEQVALALDVAASEFYKDGQYTYDGTAHKPTEMVDYLAQLVGSYPIVSIEDGLHEDDWQHWQLLTEKIGSKCQLVGDDLFVTNITRLQKGIEQKAGNSILIKLNQIGSLTETLQAIDLGARNGFRSIISHRSGETEDTTIADLAVATRAGQIKTGSLCRSERVAKYNRLLRIEDELGDRAVYAGTVGMAPSYK, from the coding sequence ATGATTGATGCCCTAGACACCGCGATCGAATCGATTCGTGCCCGTGAAATTCTCGATTCCAGAGGTCGTCCGACGATCGAAGCTGAGGTGATACTTGCCAATGGTGCGTATGGATTGGCTCAAGTTCCGAGTGGAGCTTCGACCGGAAGTTTTGAGGCGCACGAACTCCGCGATGATGATAAAAGCCGCTACGGAGGCAAAGGTGTCCTCAAAGCGGTGGAAAATGTCGAGAACATACTCACACCGAAGTTGCTTGGATTAGATGCGATTAATCAGGAGTTAATCGATCGCACAATGATCTCGATCGATGGGTCTCAGAATAAGTCGAATTTGGGCGCGAATGCGATTCTCGGTGTGTCACTGGCAACAGCAAAAGCAGGAGCGGACGCGCTAGGATTGCCGCTGTATCGCTATTTGGGTGGACCGTTATCGAATCTGTTACCTGTGCCGTTGATGAATGTGATTAACGGGGGTGCTCATGCGGATAATAATGTCGATTTCCAAGAGTTCATGATCGTTCCAGTTGGAGCATCGAATTTCAGAGAAGCTTTGAGATGGGGTGCGGAAGTGTTCGCTTCTCTAAGCAAGGTGCTGCATGATAAAGGATTGCTGACGGGTGTGGGGGATGAAGGCGGATTTGCCCCGAATTTGGAATCGAATCAGGCGGCGCTTGATTTGTTGATTTCTGCGATCGAGAAAGCGGGATATAAGCCCGGTGAACAGGTTGCCTTAGCGCTCGATGTGGCTGCGAGTGAATTCTACAAGGATGGGCAATACACCTACGATGGAACCGCTCATAAACCGACCGAAATGGTAGATTATCTTGCTCAGTTAGTCGGCAGCTATCCGATCGTGTCGATCGAAGATGGGTTACACGAAGATGATTGGCAACACTGGCAGTTATTGACCGAGAAAATTGGTAGCAAATGCCAATTAGTTGGAGATGATTTGTTTGTTACCAACATCACGCGACTACAAAAGGGAATTGAACAGAAAGCAGGAAATTCGATCTTGATTAAATTGAATCAAATTGGATCACTGACGGAAACGCTGCAAGCGATCGATTTAGGTGCGCGAAATGGATTCCGATCAATTATCAGCCACCGTTCTGGGGAAACCGAAGATACGACAATTGCAGATTTGGCAGTCGCCACTCGCGCAGGTCAAATCAAAACCGGATCGCTTTGTCGGAGTGAACGAGTCGCGAAATACAATCGTCTGCTTCGGATCGAGGATGAATTAGGCGATCGTGCTGTGTATGCGGGAACGGTTGGCATGGCTCCAAGCTACAAGTAA
- a CDS encoding protochlorophillide reductase 57 kDa subunit (similar to AA sequence:cyanobase_aa:LBDG_00890), with translation MSQSIEWTPEAEAKLKEIPFFVRPAARKKIEKFAQEMGATQITPDIYDQAKQRFGS, from the coding sequence ATGAGTCAATCGATCGAATGGACACCCGAAGCAGAAGCGAAATTAAAAGAAATTCCCTTTTTTGTGCGTCCAGCAGCCCGGAAAAAGATTGAGAAGTTCGCTCAAGAAATGGGAGCCACGCAAATTACGCCGGACATCTACGATCAAGCAAAACAGAGATTCGGCAGTTAA
- a CDS encoding glutamine synthetase (similar to AA sequence:cyanobase_aa:LBDG_37140), protein MTHELRVKAIQQVIDRSPLPPKVPSRLEAIWATDVFTLSKMQACLPKDVFKSLQHTIKTGGKLDVSVAGIVAAAMKDWAISKGALYYAHVFYPLTNATAEKHDGFISVQSDGSVISEFTGKVLVQGEPDGSSFPNGGLRATNAARGYTAWDVTSPAYVMETDNGVTLCIPTVFVSWTGEALDKKTPLLRSISAMNKAATRVLKQLGYTDVAPVNSSCGAEQEYFLVDAHFAHNRPDLLLTGRTLFGKSPAKGQQFDDHYFGAIPERVQVFMQDVEEKLYRLGIPAKTRHNEVAPGQFEIAPFFEAANVASDHQQLIMTILKTTAKKHGFMCLLHEKPFAGVNGSGKHVNWSVGNPTQGNLLDPGDTPHKNLQFLLFCGAVIRGVHKYGALLRAVVATASNDHRLGANEAPPAIISVYLGTQLEEVFEQIAKGEVKDSAHGGMMDLGVDTLPVFVKDPGDRNRTSPFAFTGNRFEFRAVGSGQSVSGPLVAMNTVLADSLTWVGDKLEAELAKGTELGVAVFAILKEVMDNHSAVIFGGDGYSEEWHKMAVEERGLPNLRTTADALPVLKQPEIEELFDRLGILTPVELESRFDVYAEQYIQSIEVEAKLVVSMAKTIIYPSAVRYLSDLGSAIATVSSIGLSLDKETAEKVATLIQSMMDNVSKLSAAMKQHDFETVEAHMQYCAQTIRPLMDKVRECADALEGEIADDLWLLPTYQEMLFVK, encoded by the coding sequence ATGACCCATGAATTGAGAGTGAAAGCAATCCAGCAAGTCATCGATCGATCCCCGTTACCGCCCAAAGTTCCCTCACGGCTTGAAGCAATCTGGGCAACGGATGTATTCACTCTGAGCAAGATGCAAGCTTGTTTGCCCAAAGATGTGTTCAAATCATTGCAACACACCATTAAAACAGGTGGCAAGCTTGATGTCTCTGTTGCAGGGATTGTTGCGGCTGCAATGAAAGATTGGGCAATTTCAAAAGGGGCATTGTACTATGCTCACGTGTTTTACCCGCTAACGAATGCAACTGCCGAAAAACACGATGGTTTTATCTCAGTTCAAAGTGATGGGTCTGTGATTTCTGAATTCACTGGAAAAGTTCTTGTACAAGGTGAACCGGATGGATCATCTTTTCCAAATGGTGGATTGAGAGCGACGAATGCAGCACGGGGTTATACGGCTTGGGATGTTACCAGTCCAGCTTATGTGATGGAAACGGACAATGGTGTGACGTTGTGCATTCCAACGGTGTTCGTCTCTTGGACCGGGGAAGCACTGGATAAGAAAACGCCATTACTACGATCGATTTCCGCCATGAATAAAGCGGCAACTCGTGTTCTTAAACAGTTAGGCTATACCGATGTTGCACCGGTCAATTCAAGCTGTGGGGCTGAGCAAGAGTATTTCTTAGTCGATGCTCATTTTGCTCACAATCGCCCTGATCTATTGCTCACAGGTCGCACTCTGTTTGGTAAGTCTCCCGCCAAAGGTCAGCAGTTCGATGATCACTACTTTGGAGCAATTCCAGAGCGTGTTCAAGTTTTCATGCAAGATGTAGAAGAAAAGCTTTACCGATTAGGCATTCCTGCAAAAACGAGACATAACGAAGTTGCGCCTGGACAATTTGAAATTGCACCATTTTTTGAAGCTGCAAACGTTGCTAGTGATCACCAACAGTTGATCATGACCATTCTCAAAACCACTGCCAAGAAACATGGTTTTATGTGTTTGCTGCACGAGAAGCCGTTTGCGGGTGTGAATGGTTCTGGAAAGCACGTGAACTGGTCAGTTGGGAATCCAACCCAAGGCAATTTACTTGATCCCGGTGATACTCCTCACAAGAATCTACAGTTTCTTCTGTTCTGCGGTGCAGTGATTCGAGGTGTACACAAGTATGGTGCATTGTTACGAGCAGTAGTCGCAACCGCAAGTAATGATCATCGTCTGGGTGCAAACGAAGCGCCACCTGCAATCATTTCGGTCTATCTTGGAACACAGCTAGAGGAAGTATTCGAGCAGATTGCCAAAGGGGAAGTAAAAGATTCGGCACATGGCGGAATGATGGATTTGGGTGTGGATACTTTGCCTGTGTTTGTGAAAGATCCAGGCGATCGTAATCGAACTTCTCCATTCGCGTTCACCGGCAACCGGTTTGAATTCCGCGCCGTTGGCTCTGGACAATCGGTTTCAGGTCCCTTAGTGGCGATGAACACGGTTTTAGCAGATTCGCTAACTTGGGTCGGTGACAAGCTAGAGGCTGAACTTGCAAAAGGCACTGAATTAGGGGTTGCGGTGTTTGCCATTCTCAAAGAAGTGATGGACAATCACAGTGCTGTCATCTTCGGGGGTGATGGCTACTCTGAAGAATGGCACAAGATGGCAGTCGAAGAGCGAGGCTTACCGAATCTACGAACGACTGCGGATGCGTTACCGGTTCTGAAGCAACCAGAGATTGAGGAATTGTTCGATCGATTGGGAATTCTCACGCCCGTTGAACTCGAAAGCCGCTTCGATGTCTATGCCGAGCAGTATATTCAATCGATCGAGGTTGAAGCCAAACTGGTCGTGAGCATGGCGAAGACGATCATCTATCCTTCAGCAGTGCGCTACTTATCTGACTTGGGAAGTGCGATCGCAACGGTGAGCAGTATCGGACTTTCATTAGACAAAGAAACGGCTGAGAAAGTCGCAACTCTGATTCAATCGATGATGGATAACGTCAGCAAGCTCAGTGCAGCAATGAAACAGCATGATTTTGAGACCGTTGAAGCTCATATGCAGTACTGTGCTCAAACGATTCGTCCGCTGATGGATAAAGTGCGCGAGTGTGCGGATGCCCTTGAAGGCGAGATTGCTGATGATCTGTGGCTCTTGCCGACCTATCAAGAAATGCTGTTTGTGAAATAG
- a CDS encoding hypothetical protein (hypothetical protein N9414_22388;~similar to AA sequence:cyanobase_aa:LBDG_17350) has product MNLPTLKRFTIEEYHRLTELGFFQEDDRVELIRGQLIHMAAKGTAHSVCSTELNRHLTRLIGDRAILRGQEPITLPNDGEPEPDFAIVQNRSDRYLTAHPSPEDVLLLIEISDSSLNYDQGTKLELYAEDGIQHYWIFNLVDLVLEMYSEPYQKSVSEFGYRVKRIALPTERVKLPEFEELWLDLSIAFRV; this is encoded by the coding sequence ATGAATTTACCGACGCTGAAACGGTTCACGATCGAGGAATATCACCGATTAACCGAGTTGGGATTTTTCCAGGAAGACGATCGGGTTGAACTCATTCGAGGACAATTAATTCACATGGCAGCAAAAGGCACAGCGCATTCCGTTTGTAGCACTGAGTTGAATCGTCACCTGACTCGACTCATTGGCGATCGAGCAATCCTTCGCGGACAAGAGCCGATTACATTACCGAATGACGGAGAACCAGAGCCTGATTTTGCCATTGTTCAAAATCGATCAGATCGGTATCTTACAGCGCATCCAAGCCCCGAAGACGTTTTGCTGCTGATTGAGATTTCAGATTCTTCCTTAAACTATGACCAAGGAACGAAACTAGAACTGTATGCAGAGGATGGAATTCAGCACTATTGGATCTTCAATTTGGTCGATCTCGTTCTTGAAATGTACAGCGAACCGTATCAAAAATCAGTCTCCGAATTTGGCTATCGAGTGAAGCGAATTGCACTGCCGACTGAGCGAGTGAAGTTGCCTGAGTTTGAGGAATTGTGGTTGGATTTGTCGATCGCTTTCCGAGTGTGA
- a CDS encoding 2-amino-4-hydroxy-6-hydroxymethyldihydropteridin e pyrophosphokinase (similar to AA sequence:cyanobase_aa:LBDG_17390): protein MKYAIAFGSNLGDSQTILESALNRFENIIARSSWYQTKAVTLPGSSPQPDYINGAAILETKSEPLELLAKLQQIEAEFGRVRYQKWDARTLDLDILLVDDVVFQTETLEIPHPRMSDRAFVLVPLAEIAPDWRHPILNCSIAELLQSVDASDVKKL, encoded by the coding sequence ATGAAATATGCGATCGCGTTTGGCAGTAATTTAGGCGATTCTCAAACCATTCTAGAATCTGCACTCAATCGATTCGAGAACATTATTGCTCGATCGTCCTGGTATCAAACCAAAGCAGTGACGCTGCCGGGTAGTTCTCCGCAGCCAGATTACATCAATGGTGCAGCAATTCTTGAAACCAAGTCAGAGCCTCTGGAACTGTTGGCGAAACTTCAGCAAATTGAAGCCGAATTTGGGCGGGTGCGATACCAAAAATGGGATGCTCGTACTCTTGACTTAGATATCCTCCTCGTTGATGATGTAGTATTCCAAACCGAGACGCTTGAGATTCCCCATCCTCGGATGAGCGATCGCGCTTTTGTGCTCGTGCCATTGGCTGAGATTGCCCCCGATTGGAGACATCCTATTTTGAATTGTTCGATCGCTGAACTGCTTCAATCTGTCGATGCTTCGGATGTGAAAAAGCTCTGA
- a CDS encoding NUDIX hydrolase (similar to AA sequence:cyanobase_aa:LBDG_17400), which produces MRLGSEPPQLLKQRLLYKGRKFNFEVNSLRLPNKSEGDWECIRHPGGALVIPVTTDGKLVLVKQYRFAVQRRLYEFPAGTLEQGEDPLETVQREVQEETGYASENWKKLGEFFLAPGYSDEVIYAFLATEATPVENPPAQDEDEDIETVLMTPQEVESAIYAGDIADSKSISSFLLARPLLVDS; this is translated from the coding sequence ATGCGTCTCGGATCAGAACCTCCTCAACTGCTCAAACAGCGTCTTTTGTACAAAGGACGAAAGTTTAACTTTGAAGTGAATAGTCTCAGATTGCCGAATAAATCAGAAGGCGATTGGGAATGTATTCGGCATCCGGGCGGCGCTTTAGTGATCCCCGTGACAACGGATGGCAAGTTAGTGCTGGTGAAACAGTATCGGTTCGCGGTACAGCGAAGATTGTATGAGTTTCCGGCAGGAACCTTAGAACAGGGAGAAGATCCGCTCGAAACGGTACAGCGAGAAGTTCAGGAAGAAACGGGCTACGCTTCAGAGAATTGGAAAAAGCTGGGAGAGTTCTTTTTAGCTCCGGGCTATTCGGATGAAGTGATCTATGCGTTTCTGGCGACCGAGGCGACACCTGTTGAGAATCCGCCTGCTCAAGACGAAGACGAAGATATTGAAACAGTGTTAATGACTCCACAAGAAGTTGAATCTGCGATCTACGCTGGAGATATTGCAGATTCTAAGTCGATTTCGAGCTTCTTATTGGCACGTCCACTGTTGGTTGATTCTTAA
- a CDS encoding deoxyribodipyrimidine photo-lyase (similar to AA sequence:cyanobase_aa:LBDG_17410) → MDDLILFWHRRDLRISDNLGLAAAKERSNKIVGVFCLDPLILDRDDVAPARVKYLIGSLESLQERYKAAGSELLIIQADPKEGIPKLARSLNAKAVFLNEDVEPYGRDRDQNVTASLNAMGIETRTFWSQLMHSPEEIKSGSGSPYTVYSPFWKNWSLQKKTAPPPDLAGVEGLTDAEREQAEGLIPLPSAKELGYVWDNPLMLDPGEKAAQERLEEFCSNAIYSYQGERNFPAHPGTSLLSAALKFGVIGVRTVWSAIEDAAHRGDTDDIRVYRQEIAWREFYQHAMYHFPELADGAYREVLKSFPWDNNEQYFQAWCEGRTGFPIVDAAMRQMNETAWMHNRCRMIVASFLTKDLFVDYRLGEKYFMQRLYDGDLSSNNGGWQWSTSSGMDPKPLRIFNPASQAKKFDAEAEYIREFLPELRHVETEDLISGKISKEERDRAGYPKPIIDHNVQQRKFKERFAAQKAATGDGGGD, encoded by the coding sequence ATGGATGATTTGATTTTATTTTGGCATCGTCGAGATCTGCGGATTTCGGACAATTTGGGTTTGGCTGCGGCAAAAGAACGATCGAATAAAATTGTCGGGGTCTTTTGTCTTGATCCGTTGATTCTCGATCGAGATGATGTGGCTCCCGCACGAGTCAAGTACTTGATCGGAAGCCTCGAGTCGTTGCAAGAGCGTTATAAAGCAGCGGGAAGCGAGCTTCTGATTATTCAGGCTGATCCGAAAGAAGGAATTCCGAAATTAGCTCGATCGCTGAATGCAAAAGCGGTTTTTCTGAATGAAGATGTGGAACCCTATGGGCGCGATCGAGATCAAAACGTAACGGCTTCATTAAATGCAATGGGAATCGAAACGCGAACGTTTTGGTCTCAGTTAATGCACTCACCTGAAGAAATCAAATCGGGATCAGGTTCGCCTTACACCGTTTATTCGCCCTTTTGGAAGAATTGGAGCCTTCAGAAAAAGACTGCTCCTCCTCCAGATCTAGCAGGTGTAGAAGGATTGACCGATGCAGAGCGAGAACAAGCAGAAGGATTGATTCCGCTCCCCTCGGCAAAAGAATTAGGCTATGTGTGGGACAATCCTTTGATGCTTGATCCGGGTGAAAAAGCGGCGCAAGAACGGTTAGAGGAATTCTGCTCGAATGCAATCTATTCGTATCAGGGGGAACGGAACTTTCCGGCTCATCCTGGAACCTCGTTGCTCAGTGCAGCTTTGAAGTTTGGTGTGATCGGAGTCCGAACCGTTTGGAGCGCGATCGAGGATGCTGCCCACCGAGGCGACACCGATGATATTCGCGTCTATCGTCAGGAAATTGCTTGGCGCGAATTCTATCAACACGCGATGTATCACTTTCCTGAACTCGCGGACGGGGCTTATCGAGAAGTATTGAAGAGCTTTCCTTGGGACAATAACGAGCAGTATTTCCAAGCTTGGTGTGAAGGTCGAACGGGATTCCCGATCGTAGATGCTGCAATGCGTCAGATGAATGAAACCGCTTGGATGCACAATCGCTGTCGAATGATCGTGGCAAGCTTTTTGACCAAGGATCTATTCGTAGATTATCGCTTAGGTGAAAAGTACTTTATGCAGCGATTGTATGATGGCGATCTGTCCTCGAACAATGGGGGATGGCAGTGGAGTACGTCGAGCGGAATGGACCCGAAACCGTTGAGAATCTTTAATCCAGCAAGTCAGGCGAAAAAGTTTGATGCAGAGGCGGAATATATTCGGGAGTTCTTGCCAGAATTGCGGCATGTGGAAACCGAGGATTTGATTTCGGGCAAGATTTCAAAGGAAGAACGCGATCGAGCAGGTTATCCAAAGCCAATCATTGATCACAATGTTCAACAGCGGAAATTCAAAGAACGATTTGCAGCACAGAAAGCAGCGACCGGAGATGGTGGCGGCGATTGA
- a CDS encoding serine proteinase (similar to AA sequence:cyanobase_aa:LBDG_41590), which produces MNQTRIWNVVLVGLFWWLTLQAPSLSEPQGASHESAKIEIARIRSGVLPGVIIGGHHEGWLNIVQQRYTASSERDDRFEESARYLIEDELVQAGLNVVRSQPSSVFEEAVNDTEPGRFLVGGTMTKARLNSYQSWFKGDRTQDERTIRWELFDRHQAKVIYRREMTGNAEAEGIDNPAATYEAIRASIKQLLAEPTFLAALDSPGSETVTPARYEVAALAVSDQPLSIAQLTGRSVSSIVRIRTTSGRGSGFLIDSSGLVITNHHVVGSAFTVNVDLYDGSTRVGRVLRRDPELDAALVQLEGGSIEIAGLPVCQTNAVRVGESVIAIGNPLSLSNSVTQGIVSGFRLDGDRRLIQTDTAINPGNSGGPLMNRQGAVIGIVTEKIASKGIEGLGFALPIDQVLHRLNVEVKNDQTKTDHCGNPMMATAS; this is translated from the coding sequence ATGAATCAAACCCGCATTTGGAATGTTGTGTTGGTTGGTTTGTTTTGGTGGCTGACGCTGCAAGCCCCAAGTTTAAGTGAGCCACAAGGTGCTTCTCATGAGTCTGCAAAGATTGAAATTGCCCGAATTCGATCGGGTGTGTTGCCTGGAGTGATTATTGGTGGACATCACGAAGGCTGGTTGAATATTGTCCAACAACGTTACACCGCATCGAGTGAGCGGGACGATCGCTTTGAAGAATCGGCTCGGTATTTGATTGAAGATGAACTGGTGCAAGCCGGCTTGAATGTGGTGCGATCGCAGCCGAGTTCTGTGTTTGAAGAAGCGGTGAATGATACGGAGCCTGGACGATTTCTGGTCGGTGGCACGATGACCAAGGCACGATTGAATTCGTATCAATCCTGGTTTAAGGGCGATCGAACTCAGGATGAACGAACGATCCGATGGGAATTGTTCGATCGACATCAGGCGAAAGTAATTTACCGACGGGAAATGACGGGAAATGCTGAGGCAGAAGGAATTGATAATCCAGCAGCAACTTATGAGGCGATTCGGGCAAGCATTAAACAGCTACTGGCAGAACCGACCTTTTTAGCCGCATTAGATTCACCGGGATCGGAAACGGTGACTCCTGCTCGATATGAAGTAGCAGCTTTGGCAGTTTCGGATCAGCCGTTGTCGATCGCGCAATTAACCGGGCGCAGTGTTTCCTCGATCGTGCGAATTCGGACCACAAGCGGTCGTGGGAGTGGATTTTTAATTGATTCCTCTGGCTTAGTGATCACGAATCATCATGTCGTGGGATCTGCATTTACGGTGAATGTGGATTTATATGATGGCAGTACGCGAGTTGGGCGAGTGTTGCGGCGTGATCCAGAACTCGATGCGGCTTTGGTGCAATTAGAAGGAGGTTCAATCGAGATTGCTGGATTGCCAGTCTGTCAGACGAATGCAGTTCGAGTTGGAGAATCAGTGATTGCGATCGGGAATCCGTTATCGCTTTCAAACAGTGTGACTCAAGGAATTGTGAGCGGATTTCGATTAGATGGCGATCGACGGTTGATTCAAACTGATACCGCGATCAATCCTGGAAATAGCGGCGGACCATTGATGAATCGTCAAGGCGCAGTGATTGGAATTGTGACCGAGAAGATTGCAAGTAAAGGAATCGAAGGATTGGGATTTGCATTACCGATCGATCAAGTTCTGCATCGGTTAAATGTAGAAGTAAAGAATGATCAAACTAAAACCGATCATTGCGGAAATCCAATGATGGCGACCGCATCTTGA
- a CDS encoding glucokinase (similar to AA sequence:cyanobase_aa:LBDG_00470), giving the protein MNGSIQVLGIDLGGTAIKLGRFTPDGICLKAMTVPTPQPAFPESVLSAIVDAIFELDPNHEACAIGIGMPGPTDATGRIARIAINLQNWIEVPIADWIEAKTGRPTIASNDANCAGLGEAWLGAGRSFRNFIMLTLGTGVGGAILFNGELFIGHNGAAGELGLISLDANGAPCNSGNRGSLEQHTSIQAIRRRTGKEPDELGRLARSNDSEALEFWRSYGCDLGLGLASLIYVLTPEAIVIGGGVSASAEFFLPSAIAEIEQRVMPTSREGMQILTAELGNRAGIVGAAKLALKCHPSVGRDKDLDV; this is encoded by the coding sequence ATGAACGGCTCAATTCAAGTCCTGGGAATCGATTTAGGCGGAACGGCAATCAAGTTGGGACGATTTACCCCCGATGGGATTTGCCTCAAAGCGATGACCGTTCCGACTCCTCAGCCTGCGTTCCCTGAATCTGTGTTGAGCGCGATCGTCGATGCCATTTTTGAACTCGATCCAAATCACGAAGCCTGTGCGATCGGGATCGGAATGCCAGGTCCGACCGATGCCACGGGACGAATTGCCCGAATTGCAATTAACTTACAGAATTGGATCGAAGTGCCGATCGCGGATTGGATCGAAGCCAAAACCGGACGACCGACGATCGCTTCAAACGATGCGAATTGTGCAGGATTGGGTGAAGCTTGGTTGGGAGCGGGTCGATCGTTCCGCAATTTCATCATGCTCACACTAGGAACGGGTGTGGGTGGCGCAATTCTCTTCAACGGTGAACTCTTTATCGGACACAATGGCGCGGCGGGTGAATTGGGCTTGATTAGTCTGGATGCGAATGGTGCGCCTTGTAATAGCGGGAATCGGGGATCATTAGAGCAACATACCTCGATTCAAGCCATTCGACGACGAACGGGAAAGGAACCGGATGAATTGGGACGACTGGCTCGATCGAATGATTCCGAAGCTTTGGAATTTTGGCGATCGTATGGGTGCGATTTGGGACTGGGATTAGCCAGTTTGATTTATGTACTGACTCCAGAAGCGATCGTCATTGGGGGCGGGGTGAGTGCGAGTGCAGAATTTTTCTTACCGAGTGCGATCGCGGAAATTGAACAGCGCGTGATGCCAACCTCCCGTGAAGGGATGCAGATTTTAACCGCAGAATTAGGAAATCGAGCAGGAATCGTTGGAGCGGCAAAATTAGCTCTCAAATGTCATCCTTCTGTAGGCAGAGATAAGGATCTGGATGTATAA
- a CDS encoding hypothetical protein (similar to AA sequence:cyanobase_aa:AM1_1228) — translation MSLSLVSAYIRYREWAYDEQNDSLLKRWRSQRFLKFLQLVNPPNSARILDLGGSSYTWKMVPHNFHVTIVNLDETEMEPATEQFSFVQGDATNLRHQFADRSFDVVFSNSVIEHVGDESQQAAFASEVQRIAKGYWIQTPSDRFPIEIHTGIPFYWNLPTAVQTRLRKHWRKTYPEWTDMIEETRVLSRQRMQALFPDAEMFTERKLLLEKSYAVYRPYQF, via the coding sequence ATGTCGCTTTCGTTAGTGAGTGCTTATATTCGTTATCGAGAATGGGCTTACGATGAACAAAATGATTCGCTATTGAAACGATGGCGATCGCAGCGATTTTTAAAATTTCTTCAATTGGTGAATCCGCCAAATTCCGCCAGAATCCTGGATTTAGGTGGCTCGTCCTACACCTGGAAAATGGTTCCTCACAACTTTCACGTCACGATCGTGAATCTAGATGAAACGGAAATGGAACCCGCGACTGAGCAGTTTAGCTTCGTACAAGGGGATGCAACAAATTTGCGGCATCAGTTTGCCGATCGCTCATTTGATGTCGTCTTCAGCAATTCGGTGATCGAGCACGTGGGAGATGAATCGCAACAAGCGGCATTTGCATCAGAAGTGCAGCGAATCGCAAAAGGATATTGGATTCAGACTCCAAGCGATCGTTTTCCGATCGAGATTCATACCGGGATTCCGTTTTACTGGAATTTACCCACGGCTGTGCAAACTCGACTCAGAAAACATTGGCGCAAAACCTATCCGGAATGGACAGACATGATCGAAGAAACTCGTGTGTTGTCTCGTCAGAGAATGCAGGCTTTATTCCCAGATGCCGAGATGTTTACGGAGCGGAAATTGTTGCTGGAAAAATCATACGCGGTTTATCGTCCGTATCAATTTTGA
- a CDS encoding hypothetical protein (hypothetical protein MicvaDRAFT_3180;~similar to AA sequence:cyanobase_aa:LBDG_00480), with protein MNYPLSRPSSQHPEPVTEELLLKALSEVIGTARSQGRSLEEVKAEVLAEDPLLDSDQRHWLSEIVAQAWEAS; from the coding sequence ATGAATTATCCGCTTTCACGTCCTTCTTCTCAACACCCCGAACCCGTCACCGAAGAGCTATTGCTGAAGGCTCTTTCTGAGGTGATTGGAACGGCTCGATCGCAAGGTCGATCGCTCGAAGAAGTAAAAGCGGAAGTGCTGGCAGAAGATCCACTCCTTGATTCCGATCAACGCCATTGGTTAAGCGAGATTGTAGCGCAGGCTTGGGAAGCCTCCTAG